AAAGTAAATGCGTATATTGATAGTGCAGAAAAAGATGGCGCCACGATTGTTGTTGATGGTCGTAATCCTGAAGTGGTTGGATATGAAGACGGCTTTTATGTTGGCGGTACATTAATTGATAACGTAACAACAGATATGTTGAGCTACAGAGACGAGATATTTGGCCCTGTACTACAAGTTATTCGTGTTAATACAATGCAAGAAGCAATGGCGTTAATCGATGCACATGAATATGGTAATGGTACCTGTATCTTCACGCGTGATGGCGAAGCTGCACGTTACTTCTCTGATCATATTCAAGTTGGAATGGTCGGTATAAACGTACCGTTACCAGTGCCTGTTGCATATCACAGCTTTGGTGGTTGGAAACGTTCATTGTTTGGCGATTTACATGCCTATGGTCCAGATGGCGTTCGTTTTTATACAAAACGTAAAACAATTACCCAACGCTGGCCCTCTGCAAGTCTGCGTGAAAATGTTGAATTTGCAATGCCTACATTAAAATAAAGAAAATAATAAGCTAGAGTGTATTTATTTTTGTCTGTAGCCGCAAAAAAGTTTAGCGCTACAGACAACTTATTTGAACAATAAAGATATATCTTAACCCATTAACATATATAACTTTTTATTTTTACTCCGAATTTAATTAAGTATAAGCATGCTCTTAATATAAGTTTTTTATCTTAGATCTAAGTCTAATAAAAGTTAATTTTAGCATGATAACATTCACGACAATGTGTCTCATACATGGTTCTAAAATGAAAAAAAATCTCCCCCCTTTAAACTGGTTGCGTTCCTTTGAAGCATCAGCTCGCCATTTGAATTTTACCCAAGCGGCAAATGAACTGAATTTGACCCAAGCGGCAATTAGTACTCAAATAAAATGTTTAGAAGCTAATTTAGGTATGCCTCTATTTACCCGTTTACCACGTGGTTTAACATTGACTGATTCTGGACAATCATACTTACCACCCGTTAGCGAAGCCATTAATAAACTTGCAGCCACAACCAATGAGATTTTTGGTGATAGCAAAAAAATAAAAATTACAGTGTGCTCTAACCTCGTATTTTTTTGCCAATGGTTAGCGCCTAGAATGGCCTCCTTTTACGAGCAACACCCTGACATTTTGATTCGTTTTACGAGTAATATTTGGGCCGATGACCTGGATAAAAATTCAGATGTTAATGTAGGATATGGTCATGGTAATTGGGACGGTTTTCGCTCCGACAGACTGACTTGGGATGAATTAATACCTGTATGTAGCCCCACATTATTAAGTTGTATGCCAACCCCTAAATGCCCGAGTGAACTTAATGAGTATGCTTTATTGCACGTGATTGGTTATGAAGAAGGCTGGGGACATTGGCTTAACGCAACTGGATTTCATGATATTAATACTGATAAAGGAATGACATTTGATACATTAGTATCCGCATTTGAAATGGCTAAACATGGACACGGTATTGCG
This Moritella sp. 5 DNA region includes the following protein-coding sequences:
- the gcvA gene encoding transcriptional regulator GcvA: MKKNLPPLNWLRSFEASARHLNFTQAANELNLTQAAISTQIKCLEANLGMPLFTRLPRGLTLTDSGQSYLPPVSEAINKLAATTNEIFGDSKKIKITVCSNLVFFCQWLAPRMASFYEQHPDILIRFTSNIWADDLDKNSDVNVGYGHGNWDGFRSDRLTWDELIPVCSPTLLSCMPTPKCPSELNEYALLHVIGYEEGWGHWLNATGFHDINTDKGMTFDTLVSAFEMAKHGHGIALGRSSLVKKSILKGELIAPFSQTIPTTEGFYLKTPTSQIDNKKIETFRQWILSEIY